Proteins encoded in a region of the Phocoena phocoena chromosome X, mPhoPho1.1, whole genome shotgun sequence genome:
- the CFP gene encoding properdin, whose amino-acid sequence MPTRAQTHRLLLLPLPLLLLTLPATGSDPVLCFTQYEESTGKCKGLLGGGVSTEDCCLNADYAFQEPGSKLCMACRLPQWSPWSEWAPCSVTCTEGSQLRHRHCIGWGGQCPEKVEPGTLQWQLQACEDKPCCPEMGGWSNWGPWASCSVTCSKGTRIRRRACDRPTPKCGGHCPGEAQESEACDTKQVCPTHGAWAAWGPWGPCSGTCHNGPKASEERRSRTCSAPEPSTQPPGNPCPGSSSEQRACTGLPPCPVAGGWGPWSAVSPCPVTCGLGQTRERRTCDHPVPQHGGPFCVGDATRTHICNTAMHCPVNGEWELWGEWSTCIRRSIKHISCQEIPGQQTRSRLCKGRKFDGQRCKGEQQDIRHCYNIQRCLWKGSWSEWSTWGLCMPPCGPNPNRTRQRLCKATLPKFSPTVTMVEGQGEKNVTFWGKPSALCDVLQGQKVVVEEKRPCLHVPPCEEP is encoded by the exons ATGCCCACCCGAGCGCAGACCCATCGGTTACTGCTGCTACCGCTGCCGCTGCTGTTGCTCACCCTGCCAGCCACAG GCTCAGACCCTGTACTCTGCTTCACCCAGTATGAAGAATCCACAGGCAAGTGCAAGGGCCTCCTTGGGGGAGGTGTCAGCACGGAAGACTGCTGTCTCAATGCTGACTACGCCTTCCAGGAGCCCGGCAGCAAGCTCTGTATGGCGTGCAG GCTCCCACAATGGTCACCGTGGTCCGAGTGGGCCCCCTGCTCAGTGACCTGCACGGAGGGCTCCCAGCTGCGGCACCGGCACTGCATAGGCTGGGGCGGGCAATGCCCCGAGAAGGTGGAGCCTGGGACCCTCCAGTGGCAGCTGCAGGCGTGTGAGGACAAGCCGTGCTGTCCTG AGATGGGCGGTTGGTCCAACTGGGGGCCCTGGGCATCTTGCTCTGTCACCTGCTCTAAAGGGACCCGGATTCGTCGTCGAGCATGTGATCGCCCCACCCCCAAGTGTGGGGGCCACTGCCCAGGAGAGGCACAGGAGTCAGAGGCCTGTGACACCAAACAGGTCTGCCCCA CACACGGGGCCTGGGCTGCTTGGGGCCCCTGGGGCCCTTGCTCAGGCACCTGCCACAATGGACCCAAGGCATCTGAGGAGAGACGAAGCCGCACATGCTCTGCACCTGAGCCCTCCACGCAGCCTCCTGGGAATCCCTGCCCAGGGTCATCCTCTGAGCAGCGGGCCTGCACTGGCCTGCCACCCTGCCCAG TGGCTGGTGGCTGGGGGCCATGGAGTGCTGTGAGCCCCTGCCCTGTGACCTGCGGCCTGGGTCAGACCCGGGAACGACGGACATGTGATCACCCTGTGCCCCAGCACGGGGGCCCCTTCTGTGTCGGTGATGCCACCCGGACCCACATCTGCAACACGGCCATGCACTGCCCTG TGAACGGAGAGTGGGAGCTCTGGGGGGAGTGGAGCACCTGCATCCGCCGGAGCATAAAACACATCAGCTGCCAGGAGATCCCAGGCCAGCAGACCCGCTCCAGGCTCTGCAAGGGCCGCAAGTTTGACGGACAGCGATGTAAGGGGGAACAACAGGATATCCGGCACTGCTACAACATCCAGCGCTGCCTCT GGAAAGGCTCCTGGTCGGAGTGGAGTACCTGGGGGCTGTGCATGCCTCCGTGTGGACCCAACCCCAACCGCACCCGCCAGCGCCTCTGCAAGGCCACGCTCCCCAAATTCTC GCCCACCGTTACCATGGTCGAAGGTCAGGGTGAGAAGAATGTGACCTTCTGGGGGAAACCGTCGGCATTGTGCGATGTGCTGCAAGGGCagaaggtggtggtggaggagaaaCGGCCATGTCTACACGTGCCTCCCTGCGAAGAACCCTGA